A single genomic interval of Eurosta solidaginis isolate ZX-2024a chromosome 3, ASM4086904v1, whole genome shotgun sequence harbors:
- the LOC137246304 gene encoding coiled-coil domain-containing protein 103 produces the protein MATLPIIDKITPEELLRLRADCLERIRKAELYELRNDAKLRAVNTTQTYDEFKDIVDAAHLQPISKQDKMNAKTKNRLWNSVAREE, from the exons atggcTACGTTACCAATTATAGATAAAATTACACCAGAAGAACTATTAAGGCTTCGTGCTGATTGCTTAGAACGCATACGCAAGGCCGAACTATATGAATTGCGAAACGATGCCAAGTTGCGTGCTGTGAATACAACTCAAACTTATGATGAATTTAA GGACATTGTTGACGCTGCACACTTGCAACCGATAAGTAAACAGGATAAAATGAATGCAAAGACAAAGAATCGTTTATGGAATTCAGTTGCGCGGGAGGAATAA
- the LOC137246305 gene encoding trypsin alpha-like, producing MFKIFIVLALLGCALAGTIPKAPIPPADDLDGRIVGGIATTITSFPYQISLQRNGFHSCGGAIYKDTIIVTAAHCLQNVSPASLKVRAGSTYSDFGGSIVKVASFKNHELYSKQTSANDIAVIKLASPLPLSSTIQPISLATTSPANGAPGVISGWGVTSFGSNNVSSQLRYTDISILSRSTCSSSAYGYGSFIRSGMICGFAAGKDACQGDSGGPLASDGILVGVVSWGNECALARYPGVYTDVATYNSWVVKTANSL from the coding sequence atgtttaaaatcttCATCGTTTTAGCTCTTTTAGGCTGCGCGTTAGCTGGCACCATCCCCAAGGCTCCTATACCTCCGGCCGATGACTTAGATGGTCGCATTGTTGGTGGCATAGCGACAACGATTACTTCATTCCCTTATCAAATTTCGCTTCAACGTAATGGTTTCCATAGTTGCGGAGGTGCCATCTATAAAGATACAATCATTGTGACCGCTGCTCATTGCTTGCAAAATGTTTCACCAGCCAGCTTAAAAGTACGCGCTGGTTCGACTTACTCAGACTTTGGTGGTTCCATAGTTAAGGTGGCTAGTTTCAAGAATCATGAACTTTATAGCAAACAAACCTCAGCAAATGATATAGCAGTGATCAAGTTGGCATCACCTCTACCATTGAGCTCAACAATTCAACCTATAAGTTTGGCTACCACATCACCTGCTAATGGCGCTCCTGGTGTTATCTCTGGTTGGGGTGTAACCAGTTTTGGTTCGAATAATGTATCCAGTCAACTACGTTATACCGACATTTCAATTCTCAGTCGTTCGACATGTAGCTCGTCAGCTTATGGTTATGGCTCATTCATTCGTTCTGGTATGATTTGTGGTTTTGCTGCTGGCAAAGATGCATGCCAAGGTGATTCCGGCGGTCCATTGGCGTCGGATGGTATTTTGGTTGGAGTTGTTTCGTGGGGTAATGAATGTGCATTAGCCAGATACCCGGGTGTTTACACAGACGTTGCTACATATAATAGCTGGGTCGTGAAAACAGCAAACTCTCTCTAA